In a genomic window of Ralstonia nicotianae:
- a CDS encoding YceD family protein: MNFRAFDLFAFIRGGEQVSGSLGLAEMPRLLAEQAADVSTDAGNLFRWRMQGVMRDEAVAAGQSPRQRLFVDLEVGGAVWLQCQRCLHAYEQPLSVRTRLEVVRSESEADAAPLDDDEADVIVGSRDFDLISQIEDELLLALPVSPRHETCPDAVEPEAAEAEKKPSPFAVLANLKTKH, translated from the coding sequence GTGAATTTTCGTGCATTCGATCTTTTCGCGTTCATCCGCGGCGGCGAGCAGGTGAGCGGTAGTCTCGGCTTGGCCGAGATGCCGCGCCTGCTGGCTGAGCAGGCTGCCGATGTGTCTACCGATGCGGGCAACCTCTTCCGCTGGCGGATGCAGGGTGTCATGCGCGACGAAGCGGTCGCCGCGGGTCAGTCGCCTCGTCAGCGTCTCTTCGTCGATCTGGAGGTGGGTGGCGCCGTGTGGCTGCAATGCCAGCGTTGCCTGCATGCCTATGAGCAGCCGCTGTCGGTGCGCACGCGCCTGGAAGTCGTTCGTTCGGAGTCGGAGGCCGATGCGGCCCCGCTGGACGACGACGAGGCGGATGTCATCGTCGGTTCGCGCGACTTCGACCTGATCTCGCAGATCGAAGACGAGCTGCTGCTGGCGTTGCCGGTGTCGCCGCGTCACGAAACCTGTCCGGACGCGGTGGAGCCGGAAGCGGCGGAAGCCGAGAAGAAGCCGTCGCCGTTCGCGGTGCTGGCAAACCTGAAGACAAAACATTAG
- a CDS encoding RluA family pseudouridine synthase produces MNELRHPFDGRIQAAVREALDGKSVAYVEIGEDAQGQRIDNFLMRLAKGVPKSHIYRILRSGEVRVNKGRIDAEYRLNLGDLVRIPPLRIAQQSPGQAEAARAVPAAEFTILHEDTHLLVIDKPAGVAVHGGSGVAFGVIEQLRRSRPEAKFLELVHRLDRETSGVLLLAKKRSALVALHEQIREGQLDKRYFAAVKGVWPHQRQHIKAPLFKYSTPEGERRVRVQADGQPSHTVFNRVGVFGPYTLLEAELKTGRTHQIRVHLAHAGFPILGDDKYGDFALNKALSRANASPRLARMFLHAHTLRLTHPQSGEIVTFKAPLPAECAAFLNAFSPQDPDPDSDAAAAL; encoded by the coding sequence ATGAATGAGTTACGCCATCCATTTGATGGCCGCATTCAAGCGGCGGTGCGCGAGGCACTCGACGGCAAATCGGTCGCCTACGTTGAAATCGGCGAAGACGCGCAAGGGCAGCGGATCGACAACTTTCTGATGCGCTTGGCCAAGGGCGTGCCCAAGAGCCACATTTACCGCATCCTGCGCTCCGGCGAGGTGCGCGTGAACAAGGGCCGCATCGACGCGGAATACCGTCTGAACCTCGGCGATCTGGTGCGCATCCCGCCGCTGCGCATCGCCCAGCAATCGCCCGGGCAGGCCGAGGCAGCGCGTGCCGTGCCGGCCGCCGAATTCACGATTCTCCACGAAGATACGCACCTGCTGGTGATCGACAAGCCGGCCGGCGTGGCCGTGCATGGTGGTTCCGGCGTGGCGTTCGGTGTCATCGAGCAACTGCGCCGGTCGCGTCCGGAAGCGAAATTCCTCGAACTGGTGCACCGGCTGGATCGCGAGACCTCCGGCGTGCTGCTGCTGGCCAAGAAGCGCTCGGCGCTGGTTGCGCTGCACGAGCAGATCCGAGAAGGCCAGCTGGACAAGCGTTACTTTGCCGCCGTCAAGGGCGTCTGGCCGCATCAGCGCCAGCACATCAAGGCCCCGCTGTTCAAATACAGCACGCCGGAAGGCGAGCGGCGCGTGCGCGTGCAGGCCGACGGGCAGCCGTCGCACACGGTGTTCAACAGGGTGGGGGTGTTCGGCCCCTACACGCTGCTGGAGGCCGAGCTGAAGACCGGCCGCACGCACCAGATCCGCGTGCACCTCGCGCACGCCGGCTTCCCGATTCTCGGCGACGACAAATACGGCGATTTCGCGCTCAACAAGGCGCTGTCGCGCGCGAATGCGTCGCCACGGCTGGCCCGCATGTTCCTGCATGCGCACACGCTGCGGCTGACCCATCCGCAGAGTGGTGAAATCGTGACCTTCAAGGCACCGCTGCCGGCCGAGTGTGCCGCGTTCCTCAACGCGTTCTCCCCGCAGGATCCCGATCCCGATTCCGATGCCGCAGCAGCGCTTTGA
- the rpmF gene encoding 50S ribosomal protein L32 — protein sequence MAVQQNKKSPSKRGMHRSHDFLTSAPIAVEATTGEVHLRHHVSPNGYYRGRKVVKTKND from the coding sequence ATGGCTGTTCAACAAAACAAGAAGTCGCCGTCCAAGCGCGGCATGCATCGTTCGCACGACTTCCTCACCTCGGCCCCGATCGCTGTCGAGGCGACCACGGGTGAAGTCCACCTGCGTCACCACGTGAGCCCGAACGGCTACTATCGCGGCCGTAAGGTCGTCAAGACCAAGAACGACTGA
- a CDS encoding S49 family peptidase, producing the protein MTDPTPPKSPEEGAGKPDELEFTHQADHPLEAELRDAAAGKPASRPGLFGRFRHGESGAPRASGAPAGWERDVLERVLLAAIREQRAARRWRIFFRFVTLGIIGGLLYLFASFEGETVSSGRHTALVTLDGEIAANTNASADNINASLEAAFADDNTAGVILKINSPGGSPVQAGMINDDIRRLRAKYKNIPLYVVVEEMCASGGYYVAAAADKIYVDKASIVGSIGVLMDGFGFTGLMDKLGVERRLLTAGTNKGMLDPFSPVAPQQRQFAQAMLDEVHQQFIDVVKQGRGSRLKDDPQLFSGLFWTGAKAVDLGLADGIGGTDFVARNIIKAPDLVDYTVKENFAERVARKFGTAMGAGAIKALAATGQLKLLMQQ; encoded by the coding sequence ATGACCGATCCGACCCCGCCGAAATCGCCGGAAGAAGGCGCCGGCAAGCCCGATGAACTGGAGTTCACGCACCAGGCGGACCATCCGCTGGAGGCCGAGCTGCGCGATGCCGCTGCCGGCAAGCCGGCGTCCAGGCCCGGTCTGTTCGGCCGCTTCCGACATGGCGAGAGCGGCGCGCCGCGCGCATCGGGCGCCCCCGCCGGCTGGGAGCGCGACGTACTCGAGCGCGTCCTCCTGGCGGCGATCCGCGAGCAGCGCGCCGCCCGCCGCTGGCGCATCTTTTTCCGCTTCGTGACGCTGGGCATCATCGGCGGGCTGCTGTATCTGTTCGCCAGCTTCGAGGGCGAGACCGTCAGCTCCGGCCGCCATACCGCGCTGGTGACGCTCGATGGCGAGATCGCCGCCAACACCAACGCCAGCGCCGACAACATCAACGCCTCGCTGGAAGCCGCGTTCGCCGACGACAACACCGCCGGGGTGATCCTCAAGATCAACTCGCCGGGCGGCTCGCCGGTGCAGGCCGGCATGATCAACGACGACATCCGCCGCCTGCGCGCCAAGTACAAGAACATTCCGCTGTATGTGGTGGTCGAGGAGATGTGCGCCTCGGGCGGCTACTACGTGGCCGCCGCTGCCGACAAGATCTATGTCGACAAGGCCAGCATCGTCGGCTCGATCGGCGTGCTGATGGACGGCTTCGGCTTCACCGGCCTGATGGACAAGCTGGGTGTGGAGCGGCGCCTGCTGACGGCCGGCACCAACAAGGGCATGCTCGACCCGTTCTCGCCGGTGGCCCCGCAGCAGCGGCAATTCGCTCAGGCGATGCTCGACGAGGTGCACCAGCAGTTCATCGATGTGGTCAAGCAGGGGCGCGGCAGCCGCCTGAAGGACGATCCGCAGCTGTTCTCCGGCCTGTTCTGGACCGGTGCCAAGGCGGTCGATCTGGGCTTGGCGGACGGTATCGGCGGCACCGATTTTGTCGCCCGCAACATCATCAAGGCGCCGGACTTGGTCGACTACACGGTCAAGGAGAACTTCGCCGAGCGCGTGGCACGCAAGTTCGGCACGGCCATGGGCGCAGGGGCCATCAAGGCGCTGGCCGCGACCGGCCAGCTCAAGCTCCTGATGCAGCAGTAG
- a CDS encoding SAM-dependent methyltransferase, producing the protein MAGTLYLIPNTLGLRDADDPLPEVIPAGVQQITARLDYFVAEHAKTARALLKKLAETAPLTHALQDITIRELNVKTPESELEALLAPVVGGRDGGLMSEAGVPAVADPGANLVRLAHRHGVRVRPLVGPSSILLAVMASGLNGQSFAFNGYLPVDAGERVRKLRALEQASRAAGQTQVFIETPYRNGALLEAIQAACSPGTLLSVAVDLTLPSEQVVTLPVGDWRPDRLALHKRPTIFSLLAR; encoded by the coding sequence ATGGCCGGCACGCTCTACCTGATCCCCAACACGCTCGGCCTGCGCGACGCCGACGATCCGCTGCCGGAGGTGATTCCCGCCGGCGTCCAACAGATCACCGCGCGGCTCGACTACTTTGTCGCCGAGCACGCCAAGACGGCGCGCGCCCTGCTGAAGAAGCTGGCCGAAACCGCGCCGCTGACGCACGCACTGCAGGACATCACGATCCGTGAGCTCAACGTCAAGACGCCGGAATCGGAGCTGGAAGCCCTGTTGGCACCAGTGGTCGGCGGGCGCGATGGCGGACTGATGTCGGAGGCCGGCGTGCCCGCGGTGGCCGATCCCGGGGCGAACCTGGTGCGGCTGGCGCATCGACACGGCGTGCGCGTGAGACCGCTGGTGGGACCGAGCTCGATCCTGCTGGCGGTGATGGCTTCCGGCCTGAACGGCCAGAGCTTCGCGTTCAACGGCTATCTGCCCGTCGATGCGGGCGAACGTGTGCGCAAGCTGCGCGCGCTGGAGCAGGCGTCGCGCGCGGCGGGGCAGACCCAGGTGTTCATCGAGACGCCCTACCGCAACGGCGCACTGCTGGAGGCGATCCAGGCAGCTTGCTCGCCGGGCACGCTGCTTTCGGTGGCGGTGGACCTGACGCTGCCCAGCGAGCAGGTGGTGACCCTGCCGGTGGGCGATTGGCGCCCGGATCGGCTGGCCCTGCACAAGCGGCCGACCATCTTCTCGCTGCTGGCGCGCTGA
- a CDS encoding Rieske (2Fe-2S) protein: protein MPDSAVPTEPVRICAGADLLDGGLGVRFPVEVRGRPMGAFVVRYAGGVHGYLNQCAHVPMEMDWQEGQFFESSGLYLMCATHGAIYEPDTGRCVGGPCRGAHLTKLDVAERDGDVWWRPDALCRLPAAPDPAPVPPAA, encoded by the coding sequence ATGCCTGATTCCGCCGTGCCGACCGAGCCCGTGCGCATCTGTGCCGGCGCCGATCTGCTGGACGGCGGCCTCGGCGTGCGCTTTCCTGTTGAGGTGCGCGGGCGCCCGATGGGGGCATTCGTGGTGCGCTACGCAGGCGGTGTCCACGGTTATCTGAACCAGTGCGCCCATGTCCCGATGGAAATGGACTGGCAGGAAGGCCAGTTCTTTGAAAGCTCGGGCCTGTACCTGATGTGCGCGACGCACGGCGCGATCTACGAGCCCGATACCGGCCGCTGCGTCGGGGGACCGTGCCGGGGTGCGCATCTGACCAAGCTCGACGTCGCCGAGCGCGATGGCGACGTCTGGTGGCGGCCCGACGCGCTGTGCCGCCTGCCCGCCGCGCCCGACCCCGCCCCGGTACCGCCGGCGGCCTGA
- a CDS encoding beta-ketoacyl-ACP synthase III: MTRYARIIGTGSYLPPKRVTNHELAAQLAEQGIETSDEWIVTRSGIRARHYAEPDVTCSDLAVKAAERAIEAAGIDRAEIDLILVATSTPDFVFPSAACLVQQKLGLSNHCAAFDLQAVCSGFVYGLATADKFIRAGGYRNALVIGAEVFSRILDFNDRTTCVLFGDGAGAVVLQASDEPGILSTALHADGSHADILCVPGNVAGGAIKGSAFLYMDGQAVFKLAVNVLDKVAREALALAEVESSQIDWLIPHQANIRIMQGTAKKLGLPSERMVVTVDEHGNTSAASIPLALDAAVRDGRIQKGHHVLLEGVGGGFTWGAALLRF, from the coding sequence ATGACACGTTACGCAAGGATCATCGGCACGGGCAGCTATCTGCCGCCCAAGCGGGTCACCAATCACGAGCTGGCCGCCCAGCTGGCCGAGCAAGGCATCGAGACGAGCGACGAATGGATCGTCACGCGCAGCGGCATCCGCGCGCGCCATTACGCCGAGCCTGATGTCACGTGCAGCGACCTGGCCGTGAAGGCCGCCGAGCGCGCCATCGAAGCCGCCGGCATCGATCGCGCCGAGATCGACCTGATTCTGGTGGCGACGTCCACGCCGGACTTCGTCTTCCCCAGCGCCGCCTGCCTGGTGCAGCAGAAGCTGGGCCTGTCCAACCACTGCGCGGCGTTCGATCTGCAGGCCGTGTGCTCGGGCTTCGTCTACGGGCTGGCGACCGCCGACAAGTTCATCCGCGCCGGCGGTTACCGCAACGCGCTGGTGATCGGCGCGGAAGTCTTCTCGCGCATTCTCGATTTCAATGACCGCACCACGTGCGTGCTGTTCGGCGACGGCGCCGGCGCGGTGGTATTGCAGGCATCCGACGAGCCCGGCATTCTGTCGACCGCCTTGCATGCCGATGGCAGCCATGCGGATATCCTCTGCGTGCCCGGCAACGTGGCCGGCGGCGCGATCAAGGGCAGTGCCTTCCTGTACATGGACGGGCAGGCGGTCTTCAAGCTGGCCGTCAACGTGCTCGACAAGGTGGCGCGCGAAGCGCTGGCGCTGGCGGAGGTCGAGTCCTCGCAGATCGACTGGCTGATCCCGCACCAGGCCAACATCCGCATCATGCAGGGCACCGCCAAGAAGCTCGGTCTGCCCAGCGAGCGCATGGTGGTGACGGTCGATGAGCACGGCAACACGTCGGCCGCGTCGATTCCGCTGGCGCTGGACGCCGCCGTACGCGACGGGCGTATCCAGAAGGGCCACCATGTGCTGCTCGAGGGCGTGGGCGGCGGCTTCACCTGGGGTGCCGCGTTGCTGCGCTTCTGA
- the plsX gene encoding phosphate acyltransferase PlsX, with the protein MTIKLAIDCMGGDHGVAVTIPAAIQFLAAHEDVEMLLVGQPDVIAAELKRLHATAHSRIHVVAASEVVSMDDPVEVALRKKKDSSMRVAIKQVKDGAAQACVSAGNTGALMAVSRYVLKTLDGIDRPAIATAIPNEKGAGTTVLDLGANADCEPAHLLQFAQMASAMVSVVEHKPRPTVGLLNIGEEVIKGNEVVKQAGELLRASDLNFFGNVEGNDIFKGTTDIVVCDGFVGNVALKSTEGLAKMIGAMLRDEFSRSWFTKLLAIVALPVLTRFKRRVDHRRYNGAALLGLRGLVIKSHGSADAYAFEWAIKRAYDAAANGVIARIAQAFESHHDPAGAAVPLSTSAPAADAA; encoded by the coding sequence ATGACCATCAAGCTTGCCATCGACTGCATGGGTGGCGATCACGGCGTTGCCGTGACGATCCCAGCAGCGATCCAATTTCTCGCCGCACACGAAGACGTCGAAATGCTGCTTGTCGGGCAGCCCGATGTCATCGCGGCGGAGCTCAAGCGACTTCACGCCACGGCGCACTCCCGCATTCACGTCGTCGCCGCCTCCGAGGTGGTGTCGATGGACGATCCGGTTGAGGTCGCGCTGCGCAAGAAGAAGGACTCTTCGATGCGCGTGGCCATCAAGCAGGTCAAGGACGGCGCCGCGCAGGCATGCGTGTCTGCCGGCAACACCGGCGCCCTGATGGCCGTGTCGCGCTATGTCCTGAAGACGCTGGACGGCATTGATCGTCCGGCCATCGCCACCGCCATTCCCAATGAGAAGGGCGCAGGCACCACCGTGCTCGACCTCGGCGCCAATGCCGACTGCGAGCCCGCGCACCTGCTGCAATTCGCGCAGATGGCGTCCGCCATGGTGTCGGTTGTCGAACACAAGCCGCGTCCCACGGTCGGTCTGCTCAATATCGGCGAAGAGGTCATCAAGGGCAACGAGGTCGTCAAGCAGGCGGGCGAACTGCTGCGCGCGTCCGATCTCAACTTCTTCGGCAATGTCGAAGGCAACGATATCTTCAAGGGCACGACCGACATCGTCGTCTGCGATGGCTTTGTCGGCAACGTGGCGCTCAAGAGCACCGAGGGCCTGGCCAAGATGATCGGCGCGATGCTGCGCGACGAGTTCAGTCGCTCGTGGTTCACCAAGCTGCTGGCGATAGTGGCGCTGCCCGTGCTGACGCGCTTCAAGCGCCGGGTCGACCACCGCCGCTACAACGGCGCGGCGCTGCTCGGCCTGCGCGGGCTCGTCATCAAGAGCCACGGCTCGGCCGATGCCTATGCGTTCGAGTGGGCGATCAAGCGCGCCTACGATGCCGCGGCCAATGGTGTGATTGCCCGCATCGCGCAGGCATTCGAATCCCATCATGACCCGGCGGGCGCCGCGGTGCCGCTTTCCACCTCCGCTCCGGCCGCCGACGCCGCATAA
- a CDS encoding Rne/Rng family ribonuclease, which produces MKRMLFNATQQEELRVAIVDGQKLIDIDIETAGREQRKGNIYKGVITRIEPSLEACFVNYGEERHGFLPFKEVARAYFKNGVDVRTARIQDALAEGQELIVQVEKEERGNKGAALTTFISLAGRYLVLMPNNPRGGGVSRRIEGEDRQELRETMAQLQVPEGMSIIARTAGIGRSAEELQWDLNYLMQLWKAVDGAAVENKAPLLIYLESSLVIRAIRDYFQPDIGEILIDTDDIYDQARAFMSVVMPDNMNRVKKYRDDVPLFSRFQIEHQIESAYSRMVMLPSGGAIVIDHTEALVAVDVNSARATKGADIEETALRTNLEAADEIARQLRLRDLGGLIVIDFIDMESSKAQKDVETRLKDALRHDRARVQMGKISRFGLMELSRQRLRPSLSEGSHVTCPRCNGTGHIRDTESSALQVLRIIQEEAMKENTAAIHCQVPVEVAAFLLNEKRPDINLIETRFKVNVLLIPNKHLETPHYKLERLRHDDPRLDDNKASYKMAEEAAKELEADTAYSTRKEAAKPRQEAAVKGITPEQPAPVSVPRSERPARAEATPAASQAPAPVPAQGGFVSWLKSLFGGKPAEPVVAAPVETPKRAEDGNRRDRGNRQDRGGRTGQRGERGERQGQQQAGRDGQRQGQGRDGGRNEAREGQAQREGQREGQRGGRDRNRQPAETAERETVEARQPQQGQEAREGQGRRERSQERRERAPREGREGREPREGREPRESRDNREGRERDTQQAKEGASAAAATAVEGLIDPTAAAQVPQTLLDTTVPAEAITAEVAAPDAEGSGEGEERRRRGRRGRNRYRRDREGAEGVRTEGEGESEGEGETAAGEPAVETPPAVEAAQPAAPVQHETVAAPVQPVETPAPVETAAPVVQEPVQAAEAVTPAPTLPAAQPAEPVAAVVAATPPAETAADTIVTALAEVPAPVASTVAKAPALPIGTLQAVVADAGMTWVHTDEQKLQAAKEDAARTVTPPRVPRERKPLPPIQQGPMVLVETSRPTDGADQ; this is translated from the coding sequence ATGAAACGCATGTTGTTCAATGCGACGCAGCAAGAAGAATTGCGCGTCGCCATTGTCGATGGCCAGAAACTGATCGACATCGACATCGAGACCGCCGGGCGCGAACAGCGCAAAGGCAACATCTACAAGGGTGTCATCACCCGCATCGAACCGTCGCTGGAAGCCTGCTTCGTCAATTACGGCGAAGAGCGGCACGGTTTCCTCCCCTTCAAGGAAGTCGCCCGCGCCTACTTCAAGAACGGCGTGGATGTGCGCACCGCCCGCATCCAGGACGCGCTGGCCGAAGGCCAGGAACTGATCGTCCAGGTGGAAAAAGAAGAGCGTGGCAACAAGGGCGCGGCCCTGACCACCTTCATCTCGCTGGCCGGCCGCTATCTCGTGCTGATGCCGAACAACCCGCGCGGCGGCGGCGTGTCGCGCCGGATCGAAGGCGAAGACCGTCAGGAACTGCGCGAAACCATGGCGCAGCTGCAGGTTCCGGAAGGCATGAGCATCATTGCCCGCACCGCCGGCATCGGCCGCTCGGCCGAAGAGCTGCAGTGGGACCTGAACTACCTGATGCAGCTGTGGAAGGCGGTCGACGGCGCCGCGGTCGAGAACAAGGCGCCGCTGCTGATCTATCTCGAATCGAGCCTGGTGATCCGCGCCATCCGCGACTACTTCCAGCCGGACATCGGTGAGATCCTGATCGATACCGACGATATCTATGATCAGGCCCGCGCCTTCATGAGCGTGGTGATGCCCGACAACATGAATCGGGTGAAGAAGTACCGCGACGACGTTCCGCTGTTCTCGCGCTTCCAGATCGAACACCAGATCGAATCGGCGTATTCGCGCATGGTGATGCTGCCGTCCGGCGGCGCCATCGTGATCGACCATACCGAAGCGCTGGTCGCCGTCGACGTGAACTCGGCGCGTGCCACCAAGGGCGCCGACATCGAGGAAACCGCGCTGCGTACCAACCTCGAAGCAGCCGATGAGATTGCCCGCCAGCTGCGCCTGCGCGACCTGGGCGGCCTGATCGTGATCGACTTCATCGACATGGAGTCGAGCAAGGCCCAGAAGGACGTGGAGACCCGCCTGAAGGACGCGCTGCGCCATGACCGCGCCCGCGTGCAGATGGGCAAAATCAGCCGCTTCGGCCTGATGGAGCTGTCGCGCCAGCGCCTGCGTCCGTCGCTGTCCGAAGGCTCGCACGTTACCTGCCCGCGCTGCAACGGCACGGGCCATATCCGCGATACCGAATCGTCCGCCCTGCAGGTGCTGCGCATCATCCAGGAAGAGGCGATGAAGGAAAACACGGCCGCGATCCACTGCCAGGTGCCGGTGGAAGTGGCTGCGTTCCTGCTCAACGAGAAGCGCCCGGACATCAACCTGATCGAGACGCGCTTCAAGGTCAATGTGCTGCTGATCCCGAACAAGCACCTGGAAACGCCGCACTACAAGCTCGAGCGCCTGCGTCACGACGATCCGCGCCTGGACGACAACAAGGCCAGCTACAAGATGGCCGAGGAAGCCGCCAAGGAACTGGAGGCCGACACCGCCTACAGCACCCGCAAGGAAGCGGCCAAACCGCGCCAGGAAGCGGCGGTCAAGGGCATCACGCCGGAACAGCCGGCGCCGGTGTCGGTGCCGCGTTCCGAGCGGCCGGCCCGCGCCGAGGCGACTCCGGCCGCCTCGCAGGCCCCGGCCCCGGTGCCCGCACAGGGCGGGTTCGTGTCGTGGCTGAAGTCGCTGTTTGGCGGCAAGCCGGCCGAGCCGGTGGTCGCCGCGCCCGTCGAGACGCCCAAGCGCGCTGAAGACGGCAACCGCCGCGACCGCGGCAACCGCCAGGACCGCGGCGGCCGCACCGGCCAGCGCGGGGAGCGTGGTGAACGCCAGGGCCAGCAACAAGCCGGCCGCGACGGCCAGCGTCAGGGCCAAGGCCGCGACGGCGGCCGCAACGAAGCCCGCGAGGGCCAGGCCCAGCGTGAAGGTCAACGCGAAGGCCAGCGCGGCGGCCGCGACCGCAACCGTCAGCCGGCAGAAACCGCCGAGCGCGAAACGGTCGAGGCACGTCAGCCGCAGCAGGGCCAGGAAGCACGCGAAGGCCAGGGCCGCCGCGAACGCAGCCAGGAACGCCGCGAGCGCGCACCGCGCGAAGGCCGCGAGGGCCGTGAACCGCGTGAGGGCCGTGAACCGCGCGAAAGCCGCGACAACCGTGAAGGCCGCGAGCGCGACACGCAGCAGGCCAAGGAAGGTGCCAGCGCCGCAGCCGCAACTGCGGTGGAAGGCCTGATCGATCCGACCGCAGCCGCCCAGGTCCCGCAAACGCTGCTGGACACCACCGTGCCTGCCGAAGCAATCACTGCCGAGGTTGCAGCACCGGACGCGGAAGGCAGCGGTGAAGGCGAAGAGCGCCGTCGCCGCGGCCGCCGTGGCCGCAATCGCTATCGCCGTGACCGTGAGGGCGCGGAAGGCGTGCGCACCGAAGGCGAGGGCGAAAGTGAGGGCGAGGGCGAGACCGCAGCCGGCGAGCCGGCAGTGGAGACCCCGCCCGCGGTGGAAGCCGCACAGCCTGCAGCCCCGGTGCAGCACGAAACCGTGGCAGCGCCGGTGCAGCCGGTGGAAACGCCGGCACCGGTCGAAACCGCTGCGCCGGTCGTGCAGGAACCGGTGCAGGCCGCCGAGGCTGTGACGCCTGCCCCGACGCTGCCGGCCGCGCAGCCGGCCGAGCCGGTCGCTGCGGTGGTGGCAGCAACGCCCCCGGCGGAAACGGCCGCGGACACCATCGTGACGGCCCTTGCCGAAGTGCCGGCACCGGTGGCCAGCACGGTGGCCAAGGCTCCGGCGCTGCCGATCGGCACGCTGCAGGCCGTGGTGGCCGATGCCGGCATGACGTGGGTCCACACCGACGAGCAGAAGCTGCAGGCAG
- a CDS encoding Maf-like protein, which produces MTHAMRPPLILASSSPYRRELLERLRLPFEIVVPAVDETPAPGESPDQTALRLARQKAEKVAAAHAGALVIGSDQVATLDGKQVGKPGDHARALAQLHWMRGRTVTFHSALCLYDGRTGQHQSEDVRTLATFRSLSDEELDAYLHLEHPYDVAGSAKSEGLGIALLERVESPDPTALVGLPLIALTTMLRNVHYPLFA; this is translated from the coding sequence ATGACCCACGCCATGCGTCCGCCGCTGATTCTCGCGTCCAGTTCGCCTTACCGCCGGGAGTTGCTCGAACGGCTGCGCCTGCCGTTCGAGATCGTGGTGCCGGCGGTCGACGAGACGCCCGCGCCCGGCGAATCGCCCGACCAGACCGCGCTGCGCCTGGCCCGGCAGAAGGCGGAGAAGGTCGCCGCGGCGCATGCGGGCGCCCTGGTGATCGGCTCAGACCAGGTCGCCACGCTGGACGGCAAGCAGGTCGGCAAGCCGGGCGACCATGCACGCGCGCTGGCGCAGCTGCACTGGATGCGCGGACGCACCGTCACATTCCATTCCGCGCTGTGCCTCTACGACGGACGCACCGGCCAGCACCAGAGCGAGGACGTCAGGACGCTGGCCACGTTCCGGAGCCTCTCCGACGAGGAGCTTGATGCCTACCTGCACCTGGAGCACCCCTATGACGTTGCGGGCAGCGCGAAGTCCGAGGGACTGGGCATTGCACTGCTGGAACGCGTGGAATCGCCAGATCCGACCGCGCTGGTCGGGTTGCCGCTGATCGCGCTGACCACCATGCTGCGCAACGTGCACTACCCCCTGTTCGCGTAA
- a CDS encoding HAD-IIIA family hydrolase — protein sequence MPQQRFDLIVFDWDGTLMDSTPAITRSIQLACRDLGLPVPDDAHARHVIGLGLRDALEYAVPTLDPADYGRLAERYRFHYLNRDAQLVLFPGVREMLEALRKQHYLLAVATGKSRVGLQRALETTGLIGVFDDTRCADETFSKPHPAMLLELTRELGMDVERTVMVGDTTHDLQMAANAGAAGVAVSYGAHPADVLHALDPLFCAGSVTELHRWLADHA from the coding sequence ATGCCGCAGCAGCGCTTTGACCTGATCGTCTTCGACTGGGACGGCACCCTGATGGATTCGACGCCGGCTATCACCCGGTCGATCCAGCTGGCGTGCCGCGATCTCGGCCTGCCGGTGCCGGACGATGCGCATGCCCGCCACGTGATCGGCCTGGGCCTGCGCGATGCGCTCGAGTACGCGGTGCCGACGCTCGATCCGGCCGACTACGGCCGGCTGGCCGAGCGCTATCGCTTCCACTATCTCAACCGGGACGCGCAACTGGTGCTGTTCCCGGGCGTGCGAGAGATGCTGGAGGCGCTGCGCAAGCAGCACTACCTGCTGGCCGTGGCGACCGGCAAATCGCGCGTCGGTCTGCAGCGGGCACTCGAGACGACCGGCCTGATCGGCGTGTTCGACGATACGCGCTGTGCCGACGAGACCTTCTCCAAGCCCCATCCGGCCATGCTGCTGGAGCTGACCCGCGAGCTGGGCATGGACGTGGAGCGCACCGTGATGGTCGGCGACACCACGCACGATCTGCAGATGGCCGCCAACGCCGGGGCCGCCGGGGTGGCGGTCTCCTACGGCGCGCATCCGGCCGATGTGCTGCACGCGCTGGACCCGCTGTTCTGCGCCGGATCGGTCACCGAACTGCATCGCTGGCTGGCCGACCATGCCTGA